In Phaenicophaeus curvirostris isolate KB17595 chromosome 14, BPBGC_Pcur_1.0, whole genome shotgun sequence, a single genomic region encodes these proteins:
- the CALB2 gene encoding calretinin — MAGPQRAPHLHLAELTASQFLDVWRHFDADGNGYIEGKELENFFQELESARKGAGVDSKNGNLGDKMKEFMHKYDKNADGKIEMAELAQILPTEENFLLCFRQHVGSSSEFMEAWRRYDTDRSGYIEANELKGFLSDLLKKANRPYDEPKLQEYTQTILRMFDMNGDGKLGLSEMSRLLPVQENFLLKFQDMKLSSEEFNAIFAFYDKDGSGFIDENELDALLKDLYEKNKKEMNIQQLTNYRKSIMNLSDGGKLYRKELEIVLCSEPPM, encoded by the exons ATGGCCGGCCCGCAGCGCGCCCCGCACCTCCACCTGGCCGAGCTCACCGCGTCCCAGTTCCTCGACGTCTGGCGGCACTTCGACGCGGACG GAAATGGCTACATCGAAGGCAAAGAGCTGGAAAACTTCTTCCAGGAGCTGGAAAGTGCAAGGAAGGGGGCGGGTGTG GACTCAAAGAACGGGAACTTGGGAGACAAGATGAAGGAGTTCATGCACAAGTATGACAAAAATGCAGACGGCAAAATCGAGATGGCAGAG CTGGCCCAGATCCTGCCCACGGAGGAGAATTTCCTGCTGTGTTTCCGCCAGCATGTGGGCTCCAGCTCAGAGTTCATGGAG GCTTGGCGCAGGTATGACACGGACCGCAGCGGCTACATCGAAGCCAACGAGCTCAAG GGATTCTTGTCGGACCTGCTGAAGAAGGCGAACCGGCCCTACGATGAGCCCAAGCTGCAGGAGTACACACAGACCATC CTACGGATGTTTGACATGAATGGCGATGGGAAGCTGGGCCTCTCAGAGATGTCCAG GCTTTTGCCTGTGCAAGAAAACTTCCTTCTGAAGTTCCag GATATGAAACTGTCCTCGGAGGAGTTCAATGCCATCTTTGCCTTCTACGACAAG GATGGGAGTGGCTTCATTGATGAGAACGAGCTGGATGCGCTTTTGAAAGACCTGTATGAGAAGAATAAGAAA GAGATGAACATCCAGCAACTCACCAACTACAGGAAGAGCATCATGAACCTCTCTGATGGGGGCAAACTCTACCGCAAGGAACTGGAGATCGTGCTCTGCAGCGAGCCCCCCATGTag